Part of the Maridesulfovibrio sp. genome, TATCGTATGTAGCAGTCATCAGGAAGAACTGTAGATTCTGTAGAGGTAAGGGCTCTTACAATATACTTATCTGTCTCTTCAGGTTTTCCAATTCTTTCAGAGATAACAGACAAGTAATATAATGCCTTATGAGAATTAGGAGTAAAAAGAAGAATATTTCTGGCATATTTTTTTGCTTCTTCATATCTTCTTTGCTTGAAGAATTCCTGTACAGCCATGGTATGTATGTCTTCCTCTGTAGGGAATTTCTTACATAGGCTTAGCAGGTATTCCATCCCTTTTTCTTTGTGCCCGAATTCAAGATACTTGGAAACCAGAGCTAGATGATTTTCGACATTGCTATCATCTTTTTTTATTTCGGAGAGTAAAAAAGGAATTTGCTCTTTTTCGTTTACCTTTTCCCAATTGTCTAGAGCAACCCCGTCACGTGCTATAATAAGTCTGCCAAACTGATTGGAATTGCAAAATGAAATATTGGGCATCATGTCATCTAAAAGTGTTCTGTCTTCACTCAATGAGGCCAGAATATGGTTAAAGAGCGTTACATGTGACAGAACATGTCCATCTGAATAATGGATTCCCGACCAATGGATTCCTAAAAATACGCTGCACTTATCCTTTGCAATGAGGCTTGGAGAAAAACCGCGTGAGCGAATGATATCATTAGGATTATTCCCTTCGCCGCATTCAATATGATTATATCTATGAGCACCATGATCTCCAACAGCGACAATTAAGGGGTTGGGGTCATTTTTTTTAATTATTTCAATGGTACGTATGATTTCTTTTTCAGTCCTAAAATATGCTGCCTTATATAACTCATTAAAGCCGCCTAATTCCTCCCAGCTATAAGAGATGTCGGAATGTCTTGCTCCGAAATGAAACCAGTGCATTTGGGGGGTTTCCTTATTTTCTTTGATCACCGCTTCCATATCAACGAGTAAGCTTTCAAAGTCTGATCTGGTTTCGAATACATCATGCACTGAAAACTGTTTCCGTAAAAAGGAAGACTGGGCAAGGATAGGGGCAAAGTTCTTATTTAACTTGAGTTCAGTCTTGCTGGAGGAGTCTTTGGGGATGCGATCGAAAAGTTCGCTGAAGAACATCCTGATGTGTTGGCAGGCAAAAAAATTCAGTGCGTAGCCGTTGTTTTTAAACGTAGTTAATATTTCGGATGGAGTGATTTGCAGACTGCGGTCTTCTCTATGGTAATCATAAAGGGTTCTAGGCCAGACCATGTTTTTAAATGCGGAGACGGTGTTGGTGCCATTACTGTAAACATTATCGTAAATTTTGAAGTTATCATCTCTTAAAGATGAAAGGAGCTGAGTGTTGTCTATCTCATATATTTCTTTGAGAGCATCAGTTGAGTGAATGGATTCCAGAAATAGAATATATACATTGGGGGTATGTTTAAAATTTACATCTTCAATAGAAGTTCCTGACTCAGGACTATGTGCGTCAGATATACCATTTTTAAAATTTTTAATCAGGTCATAAAGAGAAATACAAGTGTATCCTGTCAAGATGGTGTTGAATATTGCTAAAGAAAAAAACCATGTAGTGAAGGAGAAAAAAAATACCATAAATAATAATGTGTATATGCGTACTTTTTTACTAAGTAATTCAAAAAATATTCTTTCACTAAAAAAAACAAAAATTACTAAAGATATAAGGCAGGCTGCTAATGATATAGAATTAGAGTTTATATAGCTTAGGTTGTTGTAATTTGTCTGCAAAGCATTAGCCGAAAAATTAAATAAGCTAGAAAATGATATTCCTAAAATTCCCATGAACAGAAGAGAACTACACATTTGTCTTTTAGTGAAGAGCCCAATGTTAATAGAGATTATGGAAATAGTCGGAGTAATTGTTGCTAGGAATATAGATACAGCAGGGGTTGAAAAAACAGACAACATACAATCCTCTTATATTCAAAAAAAATCTATGAAATTAAAAAATATCTATTTTATCACTGAACTTTATGGTGTTATTCGACAGCAAATATTGACAACGTATTTAAGGATATAAGTGCTAAATTAAAATGTCAAATTTCGGCAAAGAATGTTTATTCTGTTGATATTTGCATTTTGACAGGAAAAGTCAGTTTACTATGGGCTATCTTGAAGTTTGCACTTCTCTGTTCTAATGTTCAAGCAAATGCATAAACTAATCTCAGAATTTTACAGAATATTCATCAGGCCGGTTGATCCGGGCCTGTTTATGACCAAGTACGCTGCCAAGTCTATATGTGCCTGTCTTGTGGCTTTAATTCTGGCTTATCTGGTGGGCATGAGTACCAAGTTCCTGCAATGGTCGGTTTACGGTTCCATGGTGGTAGTTATCTTTCGTGCAGGTAGCACCCTTGCCAAACGTAAGGCTGTGGCCCGTTGGCTGACACTTGCAGTAATGTTCCTCGTACCTGTTTCAACAGTGGTAGGTAACTATTCACTGCTATTGGAGGCTTACCTCTTCGTGCTGGCCTTTGCGGTCTTTTTTACGCCTGTTCTCGGTGTGTCAGCAGCAACTGCTGCTATTGGTACACTTATCGTTAACCTTTTGGCTTTAACCTCGCCGGATACGCTGTTTGTGGGGCTGGAACGATCAGGTGCTGTGCTTTTCGGGGCCACGGCTTCTTATCTGTTTATTTTTTATGTCTGGCCCATGAGGCCGGAAAAAGTCCTCACCCGGGCCGGTGCTGTTGCCCTGACTGATATCGGTGATTATTTCCGCGCTGTGGCCTCTTCTACCGGCAGCAAAGATGATTTGCGAGAGATTGCTGAAATTCATGAACGGTCAGTGGAATCCGTACGACGCTACCGTAGATTCATGGAAGCTATCAATGTGGACCCGGTTAAGGAGTTGGGCAGTTATGAAGGGCCTTCGGCTCTGTACGCATTGCTGGTACGTATGATCGAGGCGGTGGTCGGGCTGGCTAACAGCCGCCAGTTTGCCGAACATAGTCCTGTTTTTAAGGATATGCGCTTTAAGTTCAGCGATATTGCCGGACGCAGTTCCGTGGCCTTTGATGTGCTGGCGGCAAACCTGTCCACTGGCAAAGGAGCAGTTGATCTGCGCGGCATAGACGAGGGTATTGCTGACCTTGAAGGTGAATTACTCCGGTTGGGGGCCTACAAGCGTGACGATGGCTTGCGCAATGAATTTCTTGAGGCTTGGGGAGCAATCTACGGGCTGCGGAATCTGAGCATGGAATTCGCTGAAATGAGCAAGCTCTGCTGTAAGGGAGGGGCCTGCAGTGTTCGCTGATGCCCTCGCTATCTTGAAAAAGGAATTCCGTTGGAATTCGGTTCCCTTCCGGCATGCACTTAAGGCTGCTGCGGCAATTACCTTTGCCATTGTGGCTGCACGTTTTCTGGAACTTCGCCATGCGGTATGGCTGCCTGTCAGTGTGATTGTGATCATGCGTCCTTCTGTCGGCGGGACCTTGCGTATCGGCTGGAAGCGGCTTTGGGGGACGGTGATCGGAGCTGCCATCGGGGTCGGTATCCTGTTCCTTGAACCGGCTACCCCGGTTCTTGTGGGACTGATTGTTCTTTCTTTTTTTCTGATGATTCTTGTAAGGGTCTTCAGCTATACCGTTTTCTCCTGCTCGTTAACCGTGGGAGTAATCCTATTGCTGGGAGTGCTCTTTACTGACGGCTGGCAATTTGGGCTGGAGCGTATTCTGGATACTGTGCTGGGTGTAGCAATAGGTATTGCTGCATCCTTCGGGGTCTGGCCCAATATGGCCCGCAAGAATTTGCGGGCGAAAATGGCTAATCTGGTTGAATTGCAGTCCACGCATTTTAAGATTCTTTCCGAATCATATCTGCATGGCGGAATAACTGAAGCCAAGATTGTTGAGACCAGAATTGAAGCTTCCAACATGCTCGATACATGCGCGGAGTCATTTCGTGAGGCTGCGGCAGAACCGGGATTGCAGGGCTGGCAACGTAGTGAATTGACCCGCCTGCTCCGCACTTTCGCGCGAATGCATAGTCTGCTCATGACCATGTCGACGATTATCCGCCGGGGATACGGAGGGCCGCTGCCGTCCATAGCTGATGGAATGGCCGAGGTTTTGGGTGCAACTACAGAGTATTATGAATGGCTTGAGTGCTATTCACTGACCCCGGATGATTGCCCTGAGGAACCTGATTTTGATAAGGCTATCGATAACTTCATGCTTGCAGTTGGAGATGCCCGTGTCCGGGGAGATTTTGAAGATGTGCCCCTTGAACGGCGCAATAATATTTCGGCATTCATCTGGAATATCCGTGCCCTCGGCGGTGAAATCCGCAGAGCCGGAAAACGGATGCATGATTTGCGCTACGGTCGGGATAGCAATTAGGAGATATTTATGATCAACGATAATACCCCGTATACTTTTGACCGCGTAGTGCGCTTGTTGCTTGCTGCGGGATTCATTTGGGTTACAGTTACCCTGCTGAATACCTTGAGCGCGGTGCTGGTGCCTTTTGCTGTGGCTTTGACCCTTGCTTATCTGCTGAATCCGCTGGTTAATTTTGTCGGTCGATATATTAAGAACCGTACAGCCGCGGTATTGCTTACCTTGGTGGCTATATTGGTTCCACTGATCAAGGTTTTTTGGGTGATGGTCCGCGCTGTCGGGGTTGAAATGAAGCAAACCGGCGTGATGCTGGCAAAAATGGTCAATGATTCTTCTGTGGCTCAGAGAGCGGCGGAATATATTCCGCAGGATCTCTGGCATACGATAGTTGATTTGGCTAAGCAGGAAGATGTGCGGTCTTTTCTTACAGAGTCCGGTCTGACCGATATGCTAAAAGTATCAGCTCAAAAGGCTCTGCCCGGAATATGGAATATTGTAAGTGGGTCGGCCCATACTCTTGGCATGCTTGCAGGATTGTTTGTGATCATTCTTTATCTCGTATTCCTGCTTACTGATTACGATAAGCTCGGAAAATGGCGGGAGCAGATTCCCTCCAAATACCGCGAGAGGGTAGCGTCTTTTGTGGACGACTTTACTAACGTGACCAACCGTTATTTCCGTACGCAGGCACTCATTGCGCTGATCATCGGCTGTCTGTTTTCGTTGGGATTCCTAATCATTAAATTACCGCTGGCGATCCTGCTGGGCATGCTTATCGGACTGCTGAACATGGTCCCATACCTTCAGATTGCCGGATTGATTCCGGCCTTTCTGCTCGCGGCAATTGATGCTCTGGCAACAGGCGGTAATTTCTGGCTGGCTTTAGGCGGGGTAGGCGTAGTCTTTGCCATCGTGCAGGTGCTGCAGGACGCCGTGCTTGTCCCACGTCTGCAGGGCGAAAGCATGGGCTTGTCCCCATGGATGATCCTATTGTCGCTCTCCATCTGGGGGCAGCTGCTCGGTTTCCTCGGTCTGGTCATGGCCCTACCGCTGACCTGTATGGCTCTCGCTCTTTATCGCCAGTGGGTGATGGGGCAGGGCGGAATTGAAGGGGAGGCTGAATGAAACAGCCTGCAATTCTGTATGAGATGAGAATTAGTTGGCTGATCGTAGCCTTTATTCTCGGCACGGTTGGCCTTGCCTCAGCTTATGAAGTCGACCCTGATCAATATATCGATCAGAGTTTCGTTATTGATGAAGAGGCTGCTCCTCCGGTTGCCGTGAGTAGACCGGAGAAGGGCTGGCTGGGTTTGTCTATCCAGAGTGTGGATAAGAATTTTACTGCAGCATTGGGCGGCAGGGTAAGCAACGGTGCCTTGGTGGCGGATGTTGTGTCCGGCGGGCCTGCGGACAGAGGGGGAGTTAAAGTCGGGGACATTATCCTCGATTTTGCTGGCAATCCGGTTGCTACCGCGACGGATCTTGCCGGAATCGTGGCAGATTATCAGCCCGGGAGCAGGGTTACCCTGATTGTCTGGCGGGATGGAAGGAAATGGGAACTGGATTTAACAGTAGGTATAAAGGCTGCCTTTAAAAATGACAGAATTGCAGCCGCTGAAAAGGCTGCTGCTGATTTTGGCATCACTTTTGACTGGAGTAAAAAAGACAGCAGGGAATTTGGCTTGAAGGTAGTGGACGTAAAGGATTCCTCTCCGGCTGCAGCTTCCGGCCTGCTCTCCGGTGATGTTATTATGCAGGCAGGTCAGAAAGATATTGATAGTGCTGTTCCCTTATGTGAAATCCTTGACTCAGGGGCTAAGCAAAACAAGCCTGTGCTCCTTTTGGTGAAGCGACAGAAATCGAATCTTTTTCTGGTGTTTAGATTTGGGGTAAAATGAGTTTATAGGCGCTCTGTCGCTCTTTTTGTGCGGGGAGTCGAGTCTAGAATCAACGGCTGAAAATTTGGTCAATCGGGCTTACGGCCTTTTCTTTGGTGTAGACCCCTATAGACCCGCAATAGGTTAGCAAAAATAAAAGGGTTTACGAAGCTTGCTTCGTAAACCCTTGAATTATCTGGTCGGGATGAGAGGATTTGAACCTCCGGTCTCTGCGTCCCGAACGCAGCGCTCTACCAGACTGAGCCACATCCCGTCGTGAGATTGGGTATCTATCGAATCCTGAGATACTTGGCAAGAAAAAAATTAAGAAAAAAAATAATTTCAAAAAGATTGCACATGAATTTTTATATTCTTGCACATAAACTTCCAATGTTTTAAAGTGATAAAAGTGTGAGTATTAAAATTTGTCCTGAAAATCGATTTGTATGATTTTTTGGTGAAATTCGGGGAGTTTGTTGGACAAAAATACTCATATGTGACAAGTTTTATCTACGGTTGCGGTTCGCTTTTATTTGAACGGCATGGTTGTTTCGAAAAATCGTCTTTGTATACACACTGTTAAAGACTGAGCTGAGTAGACGCCGTAGAGAAAGGAGATCGGGTTAGTGATAAATGTCGTAGTTGTAGATGATTCCGCTTTCATGCGTAAAGCTATTAGCACCATGCTGCAGAAGGACCCCGGCATCAAGGTGGTAGCCACCGCGCGTGACGGGGAGGAAGGCTTAAGGGTTATCAGGAAGCATAACCCGGACGTGGTTACTCTTGATATTGAAATGCCAAAGATGGACGGTCTGACCGCGCTAAGGCATATCATGATGGAAATGCCCCGTCCGGTGCTTATGGTCAGTTCCCTGACTACTGAAGGTGCCGAGGCCACCCTGAAAGCTATGGATCTTGGGGCTGTGGATTTTATCCCCAAGCAGTTGTCAAAAGTTTCCCTCGACATTGTAAAGATTGAAAACGACCTGATCTCCAAGGTTAAGACTGTTGCCAGACGAAAGATGCGCCCTGTGCCTCGCCTGCGTGCAGCCACTGCTGCTCGCAAGCCTGCTGTCCCTCTCAGGACTCCGCACGGAAGGGCCAAGCGAGATGTGGTTGTAATCGGTGTTTCCACCGGTGGGCCGCCAGCTGTTCAGAAAATTCTTTCTTCGCTGCCAAAAGATTTCCCGGCCGGTATTGTTATCGCTCAGCACATGCCTAAAGCATTTACCGGTCCATTTGCTAACCGTCTTAACGGGGTCAGCCAGATTAACGTCAAAGAGGCTGAAACTGGTGACAGGCTTCTGCCCGGTCACGCATTTGTCGCTCCCGGCGGTTCTCATCTGGTGATTGACCAGAAGGTCAGCAGGATTGATCTGATTGTAACTCCTGAACCCAGGGAGGCTTTGTATAAGCCTTCTGCAAACGTGCTTGTATCTTCTGTTGCCAAGGCGGTTGGACGCAGAGCCCTCGGAGTTATCCTGACCGGAATGGGCAATGACGGTCGTGACGGAATCAGGGAACTCAAAAGCAAGGGCGGCAGAGCCATTGCTCAGAGTGATTCATCCTGCGTTGTTTACGGTATGCCGAAAGCTATCGTGGATGACGGACTTGCAGATGAAATTGTAGATATTGATGATATGGCAAATGCTATCATCAATAATCTTTACCTGTAATTTTTTTTAAGACGCAACCGTGAGATGTCTTACGGATTTAAACAAAATGGGGACTTGCAATGATGGATTGTTCTAAGGTTCTTGAAGAACTTAAAAGTGACGATAATGAAGTCGTCCGTGAGGCCGCGTTTCAGGCTGGGGAGTTGAAATGTGCAGATGCAGTTCCTCTGCTGGCCGATCTTTTAAAGACCAGCCATCTGGGATTGCAGGAAGCAGCCGACCATGCTCTACGGAACATCGGCGGCAAGGGAGCTGTTCAGGCTGTCGTGCCGCTGCTTAGATCAGATGAAGCCCCGGTCAGGAACCTTTCCATGGATATCCTGCGTGAAGTAGGTGCGCAGGATTTTGCTTCCCTTGTGGATCTTGTCCATGACGAAGATCCTGATATCAGAATTTTCGCAACTGACATTTTAGGGTCGACCAACAGTTTCATGGCTGTGGAACCCTTATGCGACGCCCTGCTTAAAGACCCTGAGGTCAATGTCCGCTATCAGGCTGCAGTAAGCCTTGGTGATCTTGCCAACCCCGCTGCGGCTCGTTGCTTGAATAAGGCCATGCAGGATGATGAGTGGGTACAGTATGCCGTCATTGAAGCTCTGGCAAAAATCAAGCACTCCAGCTCCGTAGATGCGCTGGTCAAGGCTTTGAATACCAGTTCCGATCTTGTGGCCTCCATGATTGTGGATGCTCTTGGCGAGGTCGGCAATATCAAGGCTGTTACTATGCTGCTCCGGCATCTGGACAAAAGTCCCACAGCTCTGCGCAACAAGATTGTGAAGGCTATCGTCAGCATTCTCGGCGGCAAGTCTCTCAAGCTTCTTTCTGCTAGCGAGCGGGAAAAGCTCCGCGAATATATGCTGGTCGCCCTTAATGACGAAGACGAAGATGTGCAGGATGCTGCTATCTCCGGGCTGGGTTATGTGGGCGGTGAAAAAGCCACTGAAGAAGTGCTCAAGCTCGCCAGCGAACTTGATCCCGACCGTGACCGTGACCGTCTTGCAGTAATAATCAATGACCTTTCGAATATCGGCCTGAACGAGGCTCTGGTCGCTGCTGTGAATAGCGGTAACTTCAAGAAGGCAGCGATTGTTATTGAGATTCTTTCAAGGCTGAAAGGTCCGGAAGTCTCCAATGTCCTCATGGACGCATTTGAAAATGGAGATCGGGACATCAAGCGTGGAATCCTTGAAGCTCTCGTCTCCACGGCCGATGAAGAAGCCAAGGGATTCTTTGAAAATGTTCTTGAAAGTGAGCAGGACGGTTCAATGCTCAAATCTGCCATCAATTTCCTTGGCGGCAAGCTTAAGGATGTTGATGCCGTGGATGCTATTTTCGGATTGCTTACTCACTCCTATGATGATGTGAAGGAAGCAGCCCTCAATGCCTGCGTCGCTATTGGCGGCGAGGATGTTAACCGGCGATTTGTTGAATTGTTCAGCAGCGATGAGCCTATCGAAAGGCTGATGGCTGTGTTTGCCATGGGGCAGATTGATGCTCACGGCAACCTTGAACATATTAAGATTGCTCTTGAGGATGAAGTTCCTGATATTAGGAAGATTGCTCTTGAAGCGCTGCATGATTGTTCTGCAGACTCCGAAAGCATGTCACTCATTTTTTCAAGACTTCATGATGAAAATCGCGATGTACGTTTGACTGTGATTGAGCTTCTGGGAAGCTGCTATACTGATGAAGCTATCCCTTACATTATTCAGGCCCTTCAGGATGATGATGACTGGGTACAGATCAGAGCAGCAGAAGCTCTTGGTGAGCATCGTGAAGAAAGTGCATTGCCTGAACTTATAACAATGTTGGATTCTCCACATAAGCTTGTGGTCCTTAAGGTGATTGAAGTATTAGGCGCCATTGGCGGAACTATGGCGTTTCAGGCTCTTCTGGAAGCGTCCAATTCCGACTCCGATCCCGAGGTTATTCAGGCTGCCGAAGAGGCTATTTTGAGAATTCAGGAAGAGCAAGGAGAAGGAGACTAGATGTCTTCTCTGTTTTCAAAGACAATATCGCTGCGGAAAGAGCTGAAAATCTCCGATTTGGAGTTCACTCAGCTTCGTGATTTCATTTACGATCAGGCAGGTATCTTTATTGCGGGCAACCGTAAATATCTGCTTGAAAACCGTCTTGCCAATCGCTTGAAGGAACTAAACCTCAAGAATTTTGGCGAGTATTATTATTACCTGCAATATGATCCGGGTAAAAAGGCTGAGTTGAATAAGCTTTTCGAGGTCATTACTACCAATGAGACAAGCTTTTATCGCAATCCGCCCCAGCTGAAGGTTTTTCAGACCAAGGTTCTGCCTGCTGTTCTGGATGAGCTGCGCAAGAAAAGGCGTAAGAGGCTGCGTATCTGGTCTGCCGGTTGTTCTACCGGTGAGGAGCCTTATACCCTTTCTATGATCATTCATGATGTTCTTGGTTCCGAACTCAGCAGCTGGGATGTCAAAATTACTGCTAATGACCTTTCTGAAAGGGTTCTCAAATCCGCACGCCGTGCGGTTTACAGCGAATACTCACTGCGTACGACTCCAAAGGAGATTATAGCCAAGTATTTTGATAAGGACGGTAAGCAATTCAAGGTAAAGCCCAACGTTAAGCAGTTGGTCAGCTTCGGCCAGATCAACCTTAGCGACCGCATGCAGGTCAGGCGGGTTGAAAGGTCGGAAATCGTGTTCTGCAGGAACGTGATCATCTACTTTGATGAAGCCATGAAGAAAAAGGTTATTAATGCTTATTACGATAACCTTGTCCCCGGAGGTTACCTGATTATCGGCCATTCTGAATCCCTGCATAATATCACCAGGGCGTTCAAGCCGGTTCATCATCCGGGTGCGATTATTTACCAGAAGCTGGAATAATACCGGTCTGCGGTTAAATTTATATAAAGCTGCGGGCTGATATGGAAAACAGTAATATAAAGCAGTCGGACGGGACTGCAGCATTGGCGAAGGTTTATGCCATCGCCAACCAGAAGGGAGGTGTAGGCAAAACGACCACGGCTCTGACTCTTGGGGATGCCCTGACCAGGGAAGGAAAAAAAGTACTGGTCATTGATCTTGATCCCCATGCGAATGCCTCGGTCCATATGTCTTACTTTCCTGAAACCGTCACAACCTCGGCTCATGATCTGTTTTTTGATGATGCGGATTTCAAGAGCCTCTGGGGCAAGATAGTCAAGAAACGCGAATGGGTTGGTTTTGACTTTGTCCCGGCCAGCATTCGTTTATCCGAGCTGGAGGTTGACCTTAAAGACAGGAAGAATAAAGGGATGGTTCTCTCCAATTCGTTGGATGAGGTTAAAGAGTATTAC contains:
- a CDS encoding sulfatase-like hydrolase/transferase, with the protein product MLSVFSTPAVSIFLATITPTISIISINIGLFTKRQMCSSLLFMGILGISFSSLFNFSANALQTNYNNLSYINSNSISLAACLISLVIFVFFSERIFFELLSKKVRIYTLLFMVFFFSFTTWFFSLAIFNTILTGYTCISLYDLIKNFKNGISDAHSPESGTSIEDVNFKHTPNVYILFLESIHSTDALKEIYEIDNTQLLSSLRDDNFKIYDNVYSNGTNTVSAFKNMVWPRTLYDYHREDRSLQITPSEILTTFKNNGYALNFFACQHIRMFFSELFDRIPKDSSSKTELKLNKNFAPILAQSSFLRKQFSVHDVFETRSDFESLLVDMEAVIKENKETPQMHWFHFGARHSDISYSWEELGGFNELYKAAYFRTEKEIIRTIEIIKKNDPNPLIVAVGDHGAHRYNHIECGEGNNPNDIIRSRGFSPSLIAKDKCSVFLGIHWSGIHYSDGHVLSHVTLFNHILASLSEDRTLLDDMMPNISFCNSNQFGRLIIARDGVALDNWEKVNEKEQIPFLLSEIKKDDSNVENHLALVSKYLEFGHKEKGMEYLLSLCKKFPTEEDIHTMAVQEFFKQRRYEEAKKYARNILLFTPNSHKALYYLSVISERIGKPEETDKYIVRALTSTESTVLPDDCYIRYSHALIRNGDIRQLQSAIQSLNRLYVSVEMYVDMHMQYLAFLNGNSTSLFDWIETQIQNMQGWHQILFKTRKLIIYMQTEDWANAEEVAKQLIKEKNMYSGLYATLACSMEKQGKISEALQVLLNGISKTQSNHLVEQVAFITRRNSIHHPDFVPLKVMAQKQMEARIGSWGKLSKFDSSWYEKEYKTRPNGASPLEHYIQNGPTLMLNPNSEFDTTFYYLNSPEIFLRGLDAAVHYYQHGRFELKRPSFICIPDKSIAPDIHWKSSQT
- a CDS encoding FUSC family membrane protein, coding for MTKYAAKSICACLVALILAYLVGMSTKFLQWSVYGSMVVVIFRAGSTLAKRKAVARWLTLAVMFLVPVSTVVGNYSLLLEAYLFVLAFAVFFTPVLGVSAATAAIGTLIVNLLALTSPDTLFVGLERSGAVLFGATASYLFIFYVWPMRPEKVLTRAGAVALTDIGDYFRAVASSTGSKDDLREIAEIHERSVESVRRYRRFMEAINVDPVKELGSYEGPSALYALLVRMIEAVVGLANSRQFAEHSPVFKDMRFKFSDIAGRSSVAFDVLAANLSTGKGAVDLRGIDEGIADLEGELLRLGAYKRDDGLRNEFLEAWGAIYGLRNLSMEFAEMSKLCCKGGACSVR
- a CDS encoding FUSC family protein yields the protein MFADALAILKKEFRWNSVPFRHALKAAAAITFAIVAARFLELRHAVWLPVSVIVIMRPSVGGTLRIGWKRLWGTVIGAAIGVGILFLEPATPVLVGLIVLSFFLMILVRVFSYTVFSCSLTVGVILLLGVLFTDGWQFGLERILDTVLGVAIGIAASFGVWPNMARKNLRAKMANLVELQSTHFKILSESYLHGGITEAKIVETRIEASNMLDTCAESFREAAAEPGLQGWQRSELTRLLRTFARMHSLLMTMSTIIRRGYGGPLPSIADGMAEVLGATTEYYEWLECYSLTPDDCPEEPDFDKAIDNFMLAVGDARVRGDFEDVPLERRNNISAFIWNIRALGGEIRRAGKRMHDLRYGRDSN
- a CDS encoding AI-2E family transporter encodes the protein MINDNTPYTFDRVVRLLLAAGFIWVTVTLLNTLSAVLVPFAVALTLAYLLNPLVNFVGRYIKNRTAAVLLTLVAILVPLIKVFWVMVRAVGVEMKQTGVMLAKMVNDSSVAQRAAEYIPQDLWHTIVDLAKQEDVRSFLTESGLTDMLKVSAQKALPGIWNIVSGSAHTLGMLAGLFVIILYLVFLLTDYDKLGKWREQIPSKYRERVASFVDDFTNVTNRYFRTQALIALIIGCLFSLGFLIIKLPLAILLGMLIGLLNMVPYLQIAGLIPAFLLAAIDALATGGNFWLALGGVGVVFAIVQVLQDAVLVPRLQGESMGLSPWMILLSLSIWGQLLGFLGLVMALPLTCMALALYRQWVMGQGGIEGEAE
- a CDS encoding PDZ domain-containing protein; the encoded protein is MKQPAILYEMRISWLIVAFILGTVGLASAYEVDPDQYIDQSFVIDEEAAPPVAVSRPEKGWLGLSIQSVDKNFTAALGGRVSNGALVADVVSGGPADRGGVKVGDIILDFAGNPVATATDLAGIVADYQPGSRVTLIVWRDGRKWELDLTVGIKAAFKNDRIAAAEKAAADFGITFDWSKKDSREFGLKVVDVKDSSPAAASGLLSGDVIMQAGQKDIDSAVPLCEILDSGAKQNKPVLLLVKRQKSNLFLVFRFGVK
- a CDS encoding chemotaxis response regulator protein-glutamate methylesterase, translating into MINVVVVDDSAFMRKAISTMLQKDPGIKVVATARDGEEGLRVIRKHNPDVVTLDIEMPKMDGLTALRHIMMEMPRPVLMVSSLTTEGAEATLKAMDLGAVDFIPKQLSKVSLDIVKIENDLISKVKTVARRKMRPVPRLRAATAARKPAVPLRTPHGRAKRDVVVIGVSTGGPPAVQKILSSLPKDFPAGIVIAQHMPKAFTGPFANRLNGVSQINVKEAETGDRLLPGHAFVAPGGSHLVIDQKVSRIDLIVTPEPREALYKPSANVLVSSVAKAVGRRALGVILTGMGNDGRDGIRELKSKGGRAIAQSDSSCVVYGMPKAIVDDGLADEIVDIDDMANAIINNLYL
- a CDS encoding HEAT repeat domain-containing protein — its product is MMDCSKVLEELKSDDNEVVREAAFQAGELKCADAVPLLADLLKTSHLGLQEAADHALRNIGGKGAVQAVVPLLRSDEAPVRNLSMDILREVGAQDFASLVDLVHDEDPDIRIFATDILGSTNSFMAVEPLCDALLKDPEVNVRYQAAVSLGDLANPAAARCLNKAMQDDEWVQYAVIEALAKIKHSSSVDALVKALNTSSDLVASMIVDALGEVGNIKAVTMLLRHLDKSPTALRNKIVKAIVSILGGKSLKLLSASEREKLREYMLVALNDEDEDVQDAAISGLGYVGGEKATEEVLKLASELDPDRDRDRLAVIINDLSNIGLNEALVAAVNSGNFKKAAIVIEILSRLKGPEVSNVLMDAFENGDRDIKRGILEALVSTADEEAKGFFENVLESEQDGSMLKSAINFLGGKLKDVDAVDAIFGLLTHSYDDVKEAALNACVAIGGEDVNRRFVELFSSDEPIERLMAVFAMGQIDAHGNLEHIKIALEDEVPDIRKIALEALHDCSADSESMSLIFSRLHDENRDVRLTVIELLGSCYTDEAIPYIIQALQDDDDWVQIRAAEALGEHREESALPELITMLDSPHKLVVLKVIEVLGAIGGTMAFQALLEASNSDSDPEVIQAAEEAILRIQEEQGEGD
- a CDS encoding protein-glutamate O-methyltransferase CheR → MSSLFSKTISLRKELKISDLEFTQLRDFIYDQAGIFIAGNRKYLLENRLANRLKELNLKNFGEYYYYLQYDPGKKAELNKLFEVITTNETSFYRNPPQLKVFQTKVLPAVLDELRKKRRKRLRIWSAGCSTGEEPYTLSMIIHDVLGSELSSWDVKITANDLSERVLKSARRAVYSEYSLRTTPKEIIAKYFDKDGKQFKVKPNVKQLVSFGQINLSDRMQVRRVERSEIVFCRNVIIYFDEAMKKKVINAYYDNLVPGGYLIIGHSESLHNITRAFKPVHHPGAIIYQKLE
- a CDS encoding ParA family protein codes for the protein MENSNIKQSDGTAALAKVYAIANQKGGVGKTTTALTLGDALTREGKKVLVIDLDPHANASVHMSYFPETVTTSAHDLFFDDADFKSLWGKIVKKREWVGFDFVPASIRLSELEVDLKDRKNKGMVLSNSLDEVKEYYDYILIDCPPHVGVLLVNAIVAADIVLIPIQTDFLALYGIRLLFDTIKILNKVLPSPVKFMALPTMYDGRAGACRKILNLIRRKLGDKVFSTVIHMDTKFREACASGKIIFDIDPKTRGAQEYMQLAREIVRNEDA